In a single window of the Elaeis guineensis isolate ETL-2024a chromosome 6, EG11, whole genome shotgun sequence genome:
- the LOC105047810 gene encoding uncharacterized protein has translation MGVDYYNILKVNRHATDEDIKKAYRKLAMTWHPDKNPTNKKEAEAKFKQISEAYEVLSDSEKRAIYDQYGEEGLKGMPPPGSAGGGANGPGDFQFNPRNAEDIFAEFFGSSPFSFASMGHAKSMRFQSEGPGLFGGFGGPESVFRSYSEGVGVGGGVQARKAPAVESKLTCSLEELYSGSTRKMKISRNVIDVNGRMVPESEILSIDVKPGWKKGTKITFPGKGNQQFNQLPADLVFVIDEKPHEMYKRDGNDLVINQKISLSEALAGTTINLTTLDGRDLSIPVTDVVSPGYEVVIAKEGMPIAKERGRKGNLKIKFDVKFPSRLTAEQRASIQRILGD, from the exons ATGGGAGTGGATTACTACAACATCTTGAAGGTGAACCGGCACGCGACCGATGAGGATATCAAGAAAGCGTACCGGAAATTGGCGATGACGTGGCACCCCGACAAGAATCCGACCAACAAGAAGGAAGCTGAGGCCAAATTTAAACAGATTTCCGAAGCCTATGAG GTCTTAAGTGATTCTGAGAAAAGGGCAATCTATGATCAGTATGGAGAAGAGGGCCTGAAGGGCATGCCCCCTCCTGGTTCTGCAGGTGGAGGCGCTAATGGTCCCGGTGATTTCCAGTTCAATCCTCGGAATGCAGAAGATATATTTGCTGAATTCTTTGGGAGTAGCCCATTCAGTTTTGcatccatggggcatgcaaagtcCATGAGGTTTCAGTCAGAAGGCCCTGGCCTCTTTGGAGGTTTCGGCGGGCCAGAGAGTGTCTTCCGGTCATACTCTGAGGGTGTCGGAGTTGGCGGGGGCGTTCAGGCTAGGAAAGCACCAGCTGTGGAGAGCAAGTTGACGTGCAGTCTTGAAGAGCTCTACAGTGGGTCGACAAGGAAGATGAAGATATCACGGAATGTTATTGATGTGAATGG GCGAATGGTGCCCGAATCGGAGATATTATCCATTGATGTGAAGCCTGGGTGGAAGAAGGGGACCAAGATCACATTTCCTGGAAAGGGGAATCAACAGTTCAACCAACTTCCTGCAgatcttgtctttgtcatcgatGAGAAGCCCCATGAGATGTACAAGAGGGATGGCAATGACCTAGTGATTAACCAGAAGATTTCATTGTCAGAGGCACTTGCAGGAACCACCATAAACCTCACCACACTAGATGGTCGTGACCTGTCAATCCCGGTGACTGATGTGGTGAGCCCAGGCTATGAGGTTGTAATAGCAAAAGAGGGGATGCCGATTGCCAAGGAGCGAGGAAGGAAGGGGAACTTAAAAATCAAGTTTGATGTGAAGTTCCCATCAAGGCTGACAGCTGAGCAACGAGCAAGCATCCAACGCATTTTGGGAGATTAA